A single genomic interval of Helicoverpa armigera isolate CAAS_96S chromosome 22, ASM3070526v1, whole genome shotgun sequence harbors:
- the LOC110375618 gene encoding sodium/calcium exchanger regulatory protein 1, whose amino-acid sequence MEFVGKKYKMVSSENFDEFMKAIGVGLITRKAANAVTPTVELRKDGDTYTLVTSSTFKTTEVKFKPGEEFDEERADGAKVKSVCTFEGNTLKQVQKSADGVEVSYIREFGPEEMKAVMTAKDVTCTRLYKVQ is encoded by the exons atggaATTCGTCGGCAAGAAATACAAGATGGTCTCTTCCGAGAACTTCGATGAGTTCATGAAGGCTATCG GTGTCGGCCTGATCACCCGCAAGGCCGCGAATGCCGTCACCCCCACAGTGGAGCTGCGCAAGGATGGAGACACCTACACCCTGGTCACCTCCTCCACCTTCAAGACCACGGAGGTCAAGTTCAAGCCTGGTGAGGAGTTCGATGAGGAGAGAGCTGATGGCGCTAAG GTCAAGTCCGTGTGCACCTTCGAAGGCAACACCTTGAAGCAGGTGCAGAAGTCAGCCGACGGCGTCGAGGTCAGCTACATCAGAGAATTCGGACCTGAAGAGATGAAGGCT GTGATGACCGCCAAGGATGTGACCTGCACCAGACTGTACAAGGTCCAATAA